In Arthrobacter sp. MN05-02, the genomic stretch GGACGTGGACGGCCAGCACATCACCACGCTGCTGCTCACGCTGCTGTTCCGCTACATGCGTCCCCTGATCGAGAACGGCTTCGTCTACCTCGCCCAGCCGCCGCTGTACCGGATCAAGTGGTCCAATGCGAAGCACGACTACGTGTTCAGCGACCGCGAGCGTGACGAGGTCATCCGGATCGGGCTCGCCAACAACCAGCGGCTGCCCAAGGACAACGGTATCCAGCGCTACAAGGGCCTCGGCGAGATGGACTACACGGAACTGTGGGAGACCACCATGGATCCCGACCACCGCACGCTGCTCCAGGTGACCATGGATGACGCCGCCGCCGCGGACCAGGTGTTCTCGGTGCTGATGGGCGAGGACGTCGAGTCCCGCCGCAACTTCATCCAGCAGAACGCCAAGGACGTGCGTTTCCTGGATATCTAGTGTGTGTCTCCGGCATTCTGCCGGCGCAACGAAATTCGCTCGTTCCTCGCGAATATTAAGGCGCCTACACAGAATGTCGGAACCACCCACGACTCGGTCACGCGGTATCGCAGGACACAGACATGACGAACGGAACTGATTCATGAGTGACGACATCACCGGCAACGGACCGGACGAGCCCATCGAGGGTGAGGTCCTGACGGACCGCGTCGAGCAGGTCGACCTGCAGACCGAGATGCAGCGGTCCTACCTGGACTACGCGATGGCGGTCATCGTCGGCCGGGCCCTGCCCGACGTCCGCGACGGTCTCAAGCCCGTGCACCGCCGCGTGCTGTACGCCATGTTCGACGGCGGCTACCGGCCTGACCGCTCGTTCAACAAGTGCGCCCGCGTGGTCGGCGAGGTCATGGGTCAGTACCACCCGCACGGCGACTCCGCGATCTACGACGCCCTGGTCCGCCTGATCCAGGACTGGACCATGCGCTACCCGCTCGCGCTGGGTCAGGGGAACTTCGGCTCGCCCGGTAACGACGGCGCCGCGGCTCCGCGATACACCGAGACGAAGATGGCCCCGCTCGCCATGGAGATGGTGCGGGACATCGACGAGGAGACCGTCGACTTCCAGGACAACTACGACGGCAAGAACCAGGAGCCGACGATCCTGCCGTCTCGCTTCCCGAACCTGCTCGTCAACGGATCGTCGGGTATCGCGGTCGGCATGGCCACGAACATCCCGCCGCACAACTTGCGCGAGGTGGCCGACGGTGTCCAGTGGTACCTGGAGAACCCGGAGGCCTCCAAGGAGGAACTGCTCGAGGCGCTGATCGCACGGATCAAGGGCCCTGATTTCCCGACCGGCGCCCAGATCCTGGGGCACAAGGGCATCGAGGATGCCTACCGCACGGGGCGCGGCTCCATCACCATGCGTGCCGTCGTCAACGTCGAGGAGATCCAGAACCGGACCTGCCTCGTCGTCACCGAGCTCCCGTACCAGGCCAACCCGGACAACCTCGCGATCAAGATCGCCGAACTGGTCAAGGACGGCAAGATCAGCGGAATCGCCGACCTGCGCGACGAGACGTCCGGACGCACCGGCCAGCGCCTGGTGATCGTGCTCAAGCGCGACGCCGTCGCCAAGGTGGTCCTCAACAACCTGTACAAGCACACGCAGCTCCAGGACAACTTCAGCGCGAACATGCTGGCGATCGTCGACGACGTGCCCCGCACGCTCAGCCTCGACGCCTTCATCCGGCACTGGGTGAACCACCAGCTCGAAGTCATCGTGCGGCGCACCCGCTACCGGCTGCGCAAGGCGGAGGAGGAGGCCCACATCCTGCGTGGCCTCCTGAAGGCGCTCGACGCGCTCGACGAGGTCATCGCGCTGATCCGCGCCTCCTCCACCACGGAGGAGGCCCGTGACGGGCTCATGGGGCTGCTCGCCATCGACGAGCTGCAGGCCACCGCCATCCTCAACATGCAGTTGCGCCGGCTCGCGGCGCTCGAGCGGCAGAAGATCCAGGACCGGCACGCCGAACTCGAATCGATGATCACCGAGTTCAACCGCATCCTCGCCTCGGAGGACGTCCAGCGCGGCATCGTCAGCACCGAACTCGCGGAGATCGTGGCCAAGTTCGGCGACGACCGCCGCACCGACATCCTCATGGGCTACGACGGCGACATGAGCATGGAGGACCTGATCCCCGAGGAGGAGATGGTCGTCACCATCACCCGCGGTGGATACGTCAAGCGCACGCGCAGCGACAACTACCGGCAGCAGGCGCGCGGCGGCAAGGGCATCAAGGGAGCGCAGCTGCGCGGCGACGACGTCGTCGAGCACTTCTTCGTGACCACCACGCACCACTGGCTCCTGTTCTTCACCAACCTGGGCCGGGTCTACCGGGCGAAGGCCTACGAACTGGTCGAGGCTGCGCGCGACGCCAAGGGGCAGCACGTCGCGAACCTCCTGGCCTTCCAGCCGGACGAGACGATCGCCCAGGTGCTGGACCTGCGCGACTACCAGTAGTCCCCCTACCTGGTCCTGGCCACCAAGCGGGGCCTCGTCAAGAAGACCCGCCTCGAGGACTACGACACCAACCGGACGGCGGGGGTCATCGCGATCAACCTGCGCGACAACGACGAGCTCGTCTCCGCTCAGCTCGTCTCCGGTGAGGACGACATCATGCTCGTCTCGCGGAAGGGACAGTCGCTGCGCTTCACGGCCGACGACGACGCCCTGCGGCCCATGGGACGCGCGACATCGGGTGTGACCGGCATGAAGTTCCGCGACGACGACGAGCTGCTGGCCGCCAAGGTGGTCACGGACGATTCCTACGTCTTCATCGTCACCGAGGGTGGTTTCGCGAAGAGGACCAGGGTCGACGACTACCGTGTCCAGGGTCGTGGCGGCCTGGGCATCAAGGTCGCCAAGCTGGCCGAGGAGCGCGGGGACCTCGTGGGTGCCCTCGTGGTGCAGGAGGAGGACGAGGTGCTGGTCGTCATGGGCGGCGGCAAGGTGGTTCGTTCCGCCGTCGCCGGTGTTCCCGCCAAGGGCCGCGACACGATGGGAGTCATCTTCGCCAAGCCCGACAAGACCGACCGGATCATCGCCGTGGCCCGCAACAGTGAACGTAGCGTCGCCGTCGAGGAGGGCCTCATCGAGGATCCCTCCGAGGGCAGCCCGGATGTCGACGTGATCGATACGGTCTCTCCGCAGGAGGATCCTGCGGAGTTCACAGCCGATGAAGTACGGTTGTCGACAGAGGAAACGGCTGAGCCTGACGCTGAGTCGCCGGAACACGGAGGTAGCGAGTGAGCTCGGCCAACACCAACCCGCGGTCGTCCAGCGGACAAGTGCGGACGCCCGGGGCCCCTCCGCGCGTGAACGCGCCTGCGCGCCCCGCCCAGCGTCCGGCTTCCGCGGGTGCTCAGGCCGGGCGTCCGGGGCAGCGTCCCGGTCTCGTCAAGCCGGCTCCGAAGGCGAAGGCCCGCAAGGCCCGCCTGCTCGTCAGCAAGGTCGATCCCTGGTCCGTCCTGAAGATGTCGTTCCTGCTGTCGGTCGCGCTCGGAATCGTCACGGTCGTCGCGTCCTTCGTCATCTGGACCGTCCTCGACCTGACCGGCATCTTCGACGGGGTCAACGAGCTTCTGCGGGAGATCGCCGGCTCCGAGAACGGTGGGTTCGACCTCCGCCAATTCGCGTCGTTGCCGCAGGTGCTCTCCTTCGCCACGATCATCGCCGTGGTGAACGTGGTGCTCCTGACAGCCCTGGCCATGCTCTCGGCCGTGCTCTACAACATCTCATCCACCCTGGTCGGCGGCATCGGCGTCACGCTGACGGACGACTAGGACATCTGCCCCTTCGGCGCCCGCGGGCGATTTGAGAAATGCCGAGGCACTACTGTAAAGTCGTATCTCGGCCCGAAGAGGTATCGGGGTGTATAGCTCAGGCGGTTAGAGCGCTTCGCTGATAACGAAGAGGTCCCAGGTTCAAGTCCTGGTACGCCCACGGATCTGCCACCGGCAGGCAGCTGCAAGGAGACTGATGTGAAGAAGTTGCTCATCGCGGCAGCGGCTGCAGCCAGTGTCCTGATGTACAAGCGGTGGCA encodes the following:
- a CDS encoding hypothetical protein (possible pseudo due to internal stop codon); the encoded protein is MSDDITGNGPDEPIEGEVLTDRVEQVDLQTEMQRSYLDYAMAVIVGRALPDVRDGLKPVHRRVLYAMFDGGYRPDRSFNKCARVVGEVMGQYHPHGDSAIYDALVRLIQDWTMRYPLALGQGNFGSPGNDGAAAPRYTETKMAPLAMEMVRDIDEETVDFQDNYDGKNQEPTILPSRFPNLLVNGSSGIAVGMATNIPPHNLREVADGVQWYLENPEASKEELLEALIARIKGPDFPTGAQILGHKGIEDAYRTGRGSITMRAVVNVEEIQNRTCLVVTELPYQANPDNLAIKIAELVKDGKISGIADLRDETSGRTGQRLVIVLKRDAVAKVVLNNLYKHTQLQDNFSANMLAIVDDVPRTLSLDAFIRHWVNHQLEVIVRRTRYRLRKAEEEAHILRGLLKALDALDEVIALIRASSTTEEARDGLMGLLAIDELQATAILNMQLRRLAALERQKIQDRHAELESMITEFNRILASEDVQRGIVSTELAEIVAKFGDDRRTDILMGYDGDMSMEDLIPEEEMVVTITRGGYVKRTRSDNYRQQARGGKGIKGAQLRGDDVVEHFFVTTTHHWLLFFTNLGRVYRAKAYELVEAARDAKGQHVANLLAFQPDETIAQVLDLRDYQ
- a CDS encoding hypothetical protein (possible pseudo due to internal stop codon), with the protein product MLVSRKGQSLRFTADDDALRPMGRATSGVTGMKFRDDDELLAAKVVTDDSYVFIVTEGGFAKRTRVDDYRVQGRGGLGIKVAKLAEERGDLVGALVVQEEDEVLVVMGGGKVVRSAVAGVPAKGRDTMGVIFAKPDKTDRIIAVARNSERSVAVEEGLIEDPSEGSPDVDVIDTVSPQEDPAEFTADEVRLSTEETAEPDAESPEHGGSE